The genomic stretch tgtctgtctgtctctctctgtctgtctctctgtctctctccctgtctctctgtctccctgtctctctccctgtctctctccctgtctccctgtctcctctctctgtctctctctctgtctctctctctctctgtctctctccctgtctgtctccctgtctgtctccctgtctgtttaGCTCGCTCTACCGTCTCGCCCTCAGCAGCTTCAGACGAGGCGGCGTTGCGTTCGTGTCTGTCTCGCCTCCTGGTCGTccactgctcctcctcctcccagctcctcctcaccctccacTTCCTGCAGACCTCCTTGTCGTCGCGGCCCAGCCTGGCGCTCCTCCTCATCGACAGCATCTCTGCTTTCTATTGGCTGGACCGCTGCGAGGGCGGGGCCAGCTTCACCAGGCAGGAAGAGAAGCTCAGCAAGTGTGCAGAGCTGCTAGGCCGACTGCTCAGGTAGTACTCATCAGTTCGGAGGCTCTAGAGGCCCTTTAGAGGGTTCTAGGGGTCCTCTATGTGGTTGGGCGGTTCTAGTGGTTCTGTACGTGGTTCTACTGGTCCATTATGAAGTTCAAGTGGTTGTGGAGGAACGTGGCGGAACAACAGCGCACTGACACACTGCATGTTGGCTTCACTGTTAtgctctgtctcctctcagGGATTACAGAATCACTGTCTTTGCCACCTGCCACGCCATCAGGAGGAGCTCCAGTggaccctcctcctcctcctcctcctcctcctctgagcaTGACCGGCCGTACCTCTGTCGCCCCTGGCAACAGCTGGTGACCCATCGGCTGCTGTGCTCCAGGCAGGAGGCAGCAAACAACATGGCCGCTGCAGCAGGAGGAAGCAAGGAGCAGAGGAGACGGCAGGTCTTTACCGTCcactgcacctcctcctcctcctcctcctcctcctcctcctccaggacGAAGGCTTACAGAAGCAGCTCCTTCTACGTGACAGATGGAGGAGTGGAGTTTATCTGAACTGTGGCTGGACAGTAAACATCAGGTCGTTCTCTGCAGGTGAAACTTGTTTTTCCAGATTGTAAATGAAGAGCCGGCCCTGtacgtgttgttgttgttttgatttcttttgaAAAAGTAGTCCTTTATATGTTTGGGTTACTGGATACATACATTTGTCAAAGTTGAATAAACGTGTGTTGGGACCCAGGAggtgttattgtttttatcaagCTTCACTGCACAGCAGGAAGTGCTGAGATGCAGCAGCTGCCGGCCGGAGCAATAGATAAAGAATCGATTACATCTGGGATCCATGATGATCC from Siniperca chuatsi isolate FFG_IHB_CAS linkage group LG19, ASM2008510v1, whole genome shotgun sequence encodes the following:
- the xrcc2 gene encoding DNA repair protein XRCC2 isoform X2, encoding MVRWWSCMEQRAQVTFNLARARCELCVSGKTELLYHLLCRCVLPAVTGGLEVDVVFVDTDYSLDMLRLVSILDSRLNAARSTVSPSAASDEAALRSCLSRLLVVHCSSSSQLLLTLHFLQTSLSSRPSLALLLIDSISAFYWLDRCEGGASFTRQEEKLSKCAELLGRLLRDYRITVFATCHAIRRSSSGPSSSSSSSSSEHDRPYLCRPWQQLVTHRLLCSRQEAANNMAAAAGGSKEQRRRQVFTVHCTSSSSSSSSSSSRTKAYRSSSFYVTDGGVEFI
- the xrcc2 gene encoding DNA repair protein XRCC2 isoform X1, which codes for MTESGAQLFARLEPRRCLKDIEPRLFPEDGGPDHGEVVELYGTEGTGKTELLYHLLCRCVLPAVTGGLEVDVVFVDTDYSLDMLRLVSILDSRLNAARSTVSPSAASDEAALRSCLSRLLVVHCSSSSQLLLTLHFLQTSLSSRPSLALLLIDSISAFYWLDRCEGGASFTRQEEKLSKCAELLGRLLRDYRITVFATCHAIRRSSSGPSSSSSSSSSEHDRPYLCRPWQQLVTHRLLCSRQEAANNMAAAAGGSKEQRRRQVFTVHCTSSSSSSSSSSSRTKAYRSSSFYVTDGGVEFI